A portion of the Phyllopteryx taeniolatus isolate TA_2022b chromosome 15, UOR_Ptae_1.2, whole genome shotgun sequence genome contains these proteins:
- the naif1 gene encoding nuclear apoptosis-inducing factor 1 isoform X2, translating to MVSVAKKRKMNFSEREVEIIVEEIEKQKHTLVNHFNAGVTHMAKNNAWSEILKKVNAVTTCPRELPEVKKKWSDMKTEVRRKVAQARAAIEGTSGDCAPVPVLLTAMQQRICNLLGEATIISLPAGDSDAEIALPVAANAAPAAVATVTLAETETAYHALEDGGVVEYCTTTVTDSAPAAVATVEAPAEVLASSSASSPPPPQGHAKPQELKSRIALNSARLLQEQRVTNVHIRQIAQHLEGQNQLLQMMRHSQEAQAFAQERQAQALEGTQAALLALVQMLRPALKDLRKFLQSGIEVTNSNGAAAGVTTDGALIEERSRPTSPPPAPQHREATQ from the exons ATGGTGTCGGTCgcgaaaaagagaaaaatgaatTTCTCGGAGAGAGAGGTTGAAATTATTGTGGAAGAAATAGAGAAACAAAAGCACACACTGGTTAACCACTTCAATGCTGGAGTCACCCACATGGCAAAGAACAACGCGTGGTCGGAGATCCTGAAAAAGGTGAACGCTGTCACGACCTGTCCCAGAGAGTTGCCCGAGGTCAAGAAGAAGTGGTCCGACATGAAGACGGAGGTCCGCAGGAAGGTGGCCCAGGCGCGGGCGGCGATAGAGGGGACGTCCGGCGACTGCGCTCCCGTCCCCGTCCTCCTCACCGCCATGCAGCAGAGGATCTGCAACCTCCTGGGAGAAGCCACCATCATCAGTTTACCTGCGGGGGACTCGGATGCTGAGATCGCTTTGCCGGTCGCAGCGAACGCCGCCCCCGCCGCCGTCGCCACCGTCACGCTCGCGGAGA ctgAAACAGCGTACCACGCTTTGGAGGACGGAGGCGTGGTGGAGTACTGCACCACAACCGTAACCGATTCAGCCCCTGCTGCGGTGGCAACCGTTGAGGCTCCGGCGGAAGTGTTGGCGTCGTCTTCAGCTTCATCGCCGCCTCCGCCTCAGGGTCATGCCAAACCCCAGGAGTTGAAGAGTCGCATTGCCCTCAACTCAGCCCGACTCCTCCAGGAGCAGAGAGTCACCAATGTCCACATCCGACAGATTGCCCAGCACCTGGAGGGTCAGAACCAGTTGCTGCAGATGATGCGTCACTCCCAGGAGGCGCAGGCGTTTGCGCAGGAGCGACAAGCCCAGGCCTTGGAAGGCACTCAGGCTGCACTGCTCGCGTTGGTGCAGATGCTCAGGCCGGCCCTGAAAGACTTGCGCAAATTCCTGCAGAGCGGGATCGAGGTCACAAACTCGAACGGCGCGGCAGCGGGAGTGACAACTGATGGGGCGTTAATAGAGGAACGGAGTCGGCCGACGTCACCCCCGCCTGCTCCCCAGCACAGAGAGGCCACACAATAG
- the pomk gene encoding protein O-mannose kinase isoform X1 codes for MGRRSSTSIYQSTPVVAIFLAALFLSNILIYLYLDSVYQSDGQPVSTHNGCVAQYFKMPTMKNCTAWLQCPLIEADVRKLKLIGQGAVKKVYLAEWKGQKVAVSKLSSLDYSQDFLHGLSMLKALQGPLVVQLVGFCLEDHTMVTEYHPLGSLLNLNAVLAQEQQKHRDTWQTRLMLAIDYVSIVHYLHNSPAGRRVMCDSNTLEKTLSQFLLTNDFHLVVNDLDALPEVDKSRGLLVKCGHRELSGDFVAPEQLWPFTNIGKPFSDELMHEYDERTDIWKIPDVAQFLIGRVSGGDLIHFHLFQIHKGCKAEDPKLRPSALDVLVAYKAVYSNMARNNAGFGERL; via the exons ATGGGCCGTCGAAGCAGCACTTCAATCTACCAGAGTACTCCAGTGGTGGCAATCTTCCTTGCAGCTTTATTCCTCAGCAACATCTTGATCTACCTGTATTTGGACTCTGTGTATCAGTCAGATGGACAACCAGTCAGCACTCATAATGGATGTGTGGCTCAATACTTTAAAATGCCAACCATGAAGAACTGCACAGCGTGGCTTCAATGTCCCCTGATAGAAGCGGACGTTCGCAAGCTGAAGCTCATCGGCCAGGGGGCAGTGAAGAAG gtCTACTTGGCTGAATGGAAGGGTCAAAAGGTGGCTGTGTCCAAACTGTCCTCTCTGGATTACTCTCAGGATTTTCTCCACGGATTGTCCATGTTAAAGGCACTGCAGGGTCCCCTGGTGGTACAGTTGGTGGGGTTTTGCCTTGAAGACCACACCATGGTCACTGAGTaccatccactgggctcacttCTCAATTTGAACGCAGTTCTGGCACAGGAGCAGCAAAAGCATCGCGACACTTGGCAGACGCGGCTGATGTTGGCGATAGACTACGTCTCTATCGTCCATTACCTCCACAACAGCCCAGCTGGGCGGAGGGTGATGTGTGATTCTAACACCTTGGAGAAAACCCTCTCCCAGTTTCTGCTCACCAATGACTTTCACCTTGTGGTGAATGACCTGGATGCACTGCCTGAGGTCGACAAGTCCAGGGGCTTGTTGGTGAAATGTGGACACCGGGAGCTCAGCGGTGACTTTGTTGCACCAGAGCAGCTGTGGCCATTCACTAACATAGGGAAGCCTTTTTCAGATGAGCTCATGCATGAGTATGATGAAAGGACAGACATCTGGAAGATCCCGGATGTGGCGCAATTCTTGATAGGAAGAGTGAGTGGAGGAGATTTAATCCACTTCCATCTTTTTCAGATTCATAAGGGATGTAAGGCAGAAGACCCTAAACTCCGCCCATCAGCCCTGGATGTGTTAGTGGCTTACAAGGCAGTTTACAGCAATATGGCCCGAAACAATGCCGGCTTCGGAGAAAGGCTTTAA
- the pomk gene encoding protein O-mannose kinase isoform X2, producing MEKDDALWRPLTGQARRKRSSEDPGSNPFSPVWSWHVLPVPALVFSRYSSFLPHPKSMVYLAEWKGQKVAVSKLSSLDYSQDFLHGLSMLKALQGPLVVQLVGFCLEDHTMVTEYHPLGSLLNLNAVLAQEQQKHRDTWQTRLMLAIDYVSIVHYLHNSPAGRRVMCDSNTLEKTLSQFLLTNDFHLVVNDLDALPEVDKSRGLLVKCGHRELSGDFVAPEQLWPFTNIGKPFSDELMHEYDERTDIWKIPDVAQFLIGRVSGGDLIHFHLFQIHKGCKAEDPKLRPSALDVLVAYKAVYSNMARNNAGFGERL from the exons atggaaaaggatgacgcgctgtggcgacccctaacgggacaagcccgaAGGAAAAGAAG ttctgaggacccgggttcaaatccgttctcgcctgtgtggagttggcatgtcctccccgtgcctgcgttggttttctccaggtactccagtttcctcccacatcccaaaagcatg gtCTACTTGGCTGAATGGAAGGGTCAAAAGGTGGCTGTGTCCAAACTGTCCTCTCTGGATTACTCTCAGGATTTTCTCCACGGATTGTCCATGTTAAAGGCACTGCAGGGTCCCCTGGTGGTACAGTTGGTGGGGTTTTGCCTTGAAGACCACACCATGGTCACTGAGTaccatccactgggctcacttCTCAATTTGAACGCAGTTCTGGCACAGGAGCAGCAAAAGCATCGCGACACTTGGCAGACGCGGCTGATGTTGGCGATAGACTACGTCTCTATCGTCCATTACCTCCACAACAGCCCAGCTGGGCGGAGGGTGATGTGTGATTCTAACACCTTGGAGAAAACCCTCTCCCAGTTTCTGCTCACCAATGACTTTCACCTTGTGGTGAATGACCTGGATGCACTGCCTGAGGTCGACAAGTCCAGGGGCTTGTTGGTGAAATGTGGACACCGGGAGCTCAGCGGTGACTTTGTTGCACCAGAGCAGCTGTGGCCATTCACTAACATAGGGAAGCCTTTTTCAGATGAGCTCATGCATGAGTATGATGAAAGGACAGACATCTGGAAGATCCCGGATGTGGCGCAATTCTTGATAGGAAGAGTGAGTGGAGGAGATTTAATCCACTTCCATCTTTTTCAGATTCATAAGGGATGTAAGGCAGAAGACCCTAAACTCCGCCCATCAGCCCTGGATGTGTTAGTGGCTTACAAGGCAGTTTACAGCAATATGGCCCGAAACAATGCCGGCTTCGGAGAAAGGCTTTAA
- the naif1 gene encoding nuclear apoptosis-inducing factor 1 isoform X1, producing the protein MVSVAKKRKMNFSEREVEIIVEEIEKQKHTLVNHFNAGVTHMAKNNAWSEILKKVNAVTTCPRELPEVKKKWSDMKTEVRRKVAQARAAIEGTSGDCAPVPVLLTAMQQRICNLLGEATIISLPAGDSDAEIALPVAANAAPAAVATVTLAETLPAGSTTVCDEAKTLNAETAYHALEDGGVVEYCTTTVTDSAPAAVATVEAPAEVLASSSASSPPPPQGHAKPQELKSRIALNSARLLQEQRVTNVHIRQIAQHLEGQNQLLQMMRHSQEAQAFAQERQAQALEGTQAALLALVQMLRPALKDLRKFLQSGIEVTNSNGAAAGVTTDGALIEERSRPTSPPPAPQHREATQ; encoded by the exons ATGGTGTCGGTCgcgaaaaagagaaaaatgaatTTCTCGGAGAGAGAGGTTGAAATTATTGTGGAAGAAATAGAGAAACAAAAGCACACACTGGTTAACCACTTCAATGCTGGAGTCACCCACATGGCAAAGAACAACGCGTGGTCGGAGATCCTGAAAAAGGTGAACGCTGTCACGACCTGTCCCAGAGAGTTGCCCGAGGTCAAGAAGAAGTGGTCCGACATGAAGACGGAGGTCCGCAGGAAGGTGGCCCAGGCGCGGGCGGCGATAGAGGGGACGTCCGGCGACTGCGCTCCCGTCCCCGTCCTCCTCACCGCCATGCAGCAGAGGATCTGCAACCTCCTGGGAGAAGCCACCATCATCAGTTTACCTGCGGGGGACTCGGATGCTGAGATCGCTTTGCCGGTCGCAGCGAACGCCGCCCCCGCCGCCGTCGCCACCGTCACGCTCGCGGAGA CTCTTCCAGCAGGTTCGACAACAGTTTGTGATGAAGCAAAGACACTGAATG ctgAAACAGCGTACCACGCTTTGGAGGACGGAGGCGTGGTGGAGTACTGCACCACAACCGTAACCGATTCAGCCCCTGCTGCGGTGGCAACCGTTGAGGCTCCGGCGGAAGTGTTGGCGTCGTCTTCAGCTTCATCGCCGCCTCCGCCTCAGGGTCATGCCAAACCCCAGGAGTTGAAGAGTCGCATTGCCCTCAACTCAGCCCGACTCCTCCAGGAGCAGAGAGTCACCAATGTCCACATCCGACAGATTGCCCAGCACCTGGAGGGTCAGAACCAGTTGCTGCAGATGATGCGTCACTCCCAGGAGGCGCAGGCGTTTGCGCAGGAGCGACAAGCCCAGGCCTTGGAAGGCACTCAGGCTGCACTGCTCGCGTTGGTGCAGATGCTCAGGCCGGCCCTGAAAGACTTGCGCAAATTCCTGCAGAGCGGGATCGAGGTCACAAACTCGAACGGCGCGGCAGCGGGAGTGACAACTGATGGGGCGTTAATAGAGGAACGGAGTCGGCCGACGTCACCCCCGCCTGCTCCCCAGCACAGAGAGGCCACACAATAG